One segment of Rosa chinensis cultivar Old Blush chromosome 6, RchiOBHm-V2, whole genome shotgun sequence DNA contains the following:
- the LOC112171194 gene encoding uncharacterized protein LOC112171194, with product MATDDFSFPTVHKSSSTSNNHFPPLWRPSPPAACTDDEEDHAALITSPVENIEGVDDDQIIVSSDVQDQEKKMDMLWEDFNEELYPVRSTSDYSYVSGEMLQLGCVGLGAFNLSKSNAARNSSTITNPGVVAIVKLLKKLFFLHNSHHHSLNKPAKR from the coding sequence ATGGCCACAGATGATTTCAGCTTCCCCACAGTACACAAAAGCAGTAGTACTAGTAACAACCATTTCCCTCCTCTGTGGCGGCCATCTCCGCCAGCCGCCTGCacagatgatgaagaagatcacGCAGCCCTAATAACTAGTCCTGTGGAGAATATCGAGGGGGTTGATGATGATCAGATAATAGTTAGTAGTGATGTTCAAGATCAGGAGAAGAAAATGGACATGCTATGGGAGGATTTCAATGAGGAATTGTATCCGGTCAGGTCAACGTCGGATTACAGTTACGTGTCCGGCGAGATGCTGCAACTGGGTTGTGTAGGTCTTGGTGCTTTCAACTTGTCCAAATCTAATGCTGCTAGAAATAGTAGTACTATTACAAACCCAGGTGTGGTCGCGATTGTCAAACTCTTGAAAAAGCTATTCTTCCTCCATAATTCTCATCATCACAGCCTCAACAAACCTGCAAAACGGTGA